One Hordeum vulgare subsp. vulgare chromosome 4H, MorexV3_pseudomolecules_assembly, whole genome shotgun sequence DNA window includes the following coding sequences:
- the LOC123447947 gene encoding ABC transporter G family member 25, translated as MPPNGQSVHGGGGLVSPATAAPAPPSKMDCFLTSVCTPLNLQFIDVAYRVKVERTAKEPPGRISHSGGGGGGGAAGGLSASVEERTILKGITGEARPGEVLAVLGPSGSGKSTLLSILGGRLAGRYSGTVLTGGRAPCRAVQRRTGFVAQDDILHPHLTVRETLAFCAMLRLPTSAPTSAKLAAADAVIAELGLGTCADTIVGNAFVRGVSGGERKRVSIGHELLVNPSLLVLDEPTSGLDSTAASRLVATLSALARKGRTVVLSVHQPSSRVYRAFDSVLLLSEGSCMYHGPGRDAMDYFASVGFAPGFHVNPADFMLDLANGFAQAEYSDRAAEGGSVKQSLVASYGRVLAPKVKAAIATGAHTDDGHGHAAEQPLESCSGCTSWTNQFAILLRRSLKERRHETFTSLRLFQIIAPAVVAGAMWWRSTPLEVQDRMGLLFFISIFWGVFASFNAVFAFPQERPVLARELASGMYSLSSYFMSRMAGDLPMELALPTAFTLIVYLMAGLNPAPAAFALTLLVILSYVLVAEGLGLAIGALMMDAKRASTLATVIMLAYLLTGGFYVHNVPVFMIWAKYSSFTYYCYRLLIAVQYSGHLAQLLPPDSTHGEASTWTCVAALVVMFFGYRLLAYFALRRVRT; from the exons ATGCCTCCCAACGGGCAGAGCGTGCATGGCGGGGGCGGCCTAGTCTCACCCGCTACGGCCGCGCCGGCGCCGCCGTCCAAGATGGATTGCTTCTTGACGTCCGTCTGCACGCCGCTGAATCTCCAG TTCATCGACGTGGCGTACCGCGTCAAGGTGGAGAGGACGGCGAAGGAGCCGCCGGGAAGGATAtcgcactccggtggtggtggtggtggcggtgccgcCGGCGGCCTGTCGGCCTCTGTTGAGGAGAGGACGATACTCAAGGGGATCACCGGCGAGGCGCGACCCGGCGAGGTTCTGGCCGTGCTAGGCCCGTCCGGCAGCGGGAAGTCGACGCTCCTGTCCATCCTGGGTGGCCGCCTCGCCGGCCGCTACTCCGGCACGGTCCTAACCGGCGGCCGCGCCCCGTGCCGCGCCGTGCAGCGCCGCACGGGGTTCGTCGCCCAGGACGACATCCTCCACCCGCACCTGACCGTGCGCGAGACCCTCGCCTTCTGCGCCATGCTGCGCCTCCCCACGTCCGCCCCGACCTCCGCCAAGCTCGCCGCCGCGGACGCCGTGATCGCGGAGCTGGGCCTCGGCACCTGCGCGGACACGATCGTGGGCAACGCGTTCGTGCGCGGCGTGTCCGGCGGCGAGCGGAAGCGCGTGAGCATCGGGCACGAGCTGCTGGTGAACCCGAGCCTGCTGGTCCTGGACGAGCCCACCTCCGGGCTGGACTCCACGGCGGCGTCCCGGCTGGTGGCCACGCTGTCGGCGCTGGCGCGCAAGGGGCGCACGGTGGTGCTATCCGTGCACCAGCCGTCCAGCCGCGTGTACCGGGCCTTCGACTCCGTGCTGCTGCTCTCCGAGGGCAGCTGCATGTACCACGGGCCCGGCCGCGACGCCATGGACTACTTCGCCTCCGTCGGCTTCGCGCCGGGCTTCCACGTCAACCCGGCCGACTTCATGCTCGACCTCGCGAATG gctttgCGCAAGCGGAGTACAGCGACCGCGCGGCGGAGGGAGGCAGCGTCAAGCAGTCGCTCGTCGCCTCCTACGGCAGGGTGCTCGCCCCCAAGGTCAAGGCCGCCATCGCAACGGGCGCGCACACGGACGACGGCCACGGCCACGCGGCCGAGCAGCCGCTGGAGAGCTGCAGCGGGTGCACCAGCTGGACCAACCAGTTCGCCATCCTGCTCCGGCGCAGCCTCAAGGAGCGCCGTCACGAGACCTTCACCTCGCTCCGCCTCTTCCAGATCATCGCGCCGGCGGTCGTGGCCGGGGCCATGTGGTGGCGCTCCACGCCGCTGGAGGTGCAGGACCGGATgggcctcctcttcttcatctccatCTTCTGGGGCGTCTTCGCCTCCTTCAACGCCGTCTTCGCCTTCCCGCAGGAGCGGCCCGTCCTCGCCCGCGAGCTCGCCTCCGGCAtgtactccctctcctcctacTTCATGTCCAGGATGGCCGGCGACCTGCCCATGGAGCTCGCCCTGCCCACCGCCTTCACCCTCATCGTCTACCTCATGGCGGGGCTCAACCCGGCGCCCGCGGCGTTCGCGCTCACGCTCCTCGTCATCCTCTCCTACGTGCTCGTCGCCGAGGGGCTCGGGCTCGCCATCGGCGCCCTCATGATGGACGCCAAGCGCGCCTCCACGCTCGCGACCGTCATCATGCTCGCCTACCTCCTCACCGGCGGCTTCTACGTGCACAACGTCCCCGTCTTCATGATCTGGGCCAAGTACTCCTCCTTCACCTACTACTGCTACCGGCTGCTCATCGCCGTGCAGTACAGCGGACACCTCGCCCAGCTGCTCCCGCCCGACTCGACGCACGGCGAGGCCAGCACGTGGACCTGCGTCGCGGCTCTCGTCGTCATGTTCTTCGGGTACCGCCTGCTCGCCTACTTCGCCCTGCGCCGGGTCAGGACGTGA